In the genome of Microplitis demolitor isolate Queensland-Clemson2020A chromosome 5, iyMicDemo2.1a, whole genome shotgun sequence, the window aaaaaaaaaatcaggttCTTACATGATTCTTTACACCTAATATAGGAATATGTCCGCAAATCCGTAATTAGTAACAAAATAAtgtctacaaattattataaaaccatACATTGAtatgatatttcaaaattattaatttcataattattttacagataAAAGTCTGGTTTCAAAATCAACGCATGAAGCAGAAGAAATTAGAGAAGGAAAATGAAGACACCAATAACGGAAAAATCAGTTCATTTTCCGCAAATAACGATGTAAAAAAGAGGAGTAATCAGTTGATCGCCACAGAAGATGCAAAGTTCAGAAGAATGAATACATCGGCTGGATTCAGGCCAACAGTACATCATCATCTACCACAAAATATCGACTCGAACACCAAATtatataatagttatttttcaaataccgTCAACTATCAAACTGCATACAGCGGGAGTCAGCAAACCGGAAATATTAACTACACCGAGAGCTGTAGTTATGGAAACTATAACACCAAcgtatataataatgataacaattgcTGCTACTCAGCCAAGAACGTAATTAATAGTAACCAAAACACATGTAGTTATTTTTCACAACCTGTAGATAAAGACATGAATTGTAATGACTATGAAATCTACTATGAAAATGCTAAAATCGGTGTTAGTGATCTTAACTTATACTCAATCGGAGAAAATCAGACTTCAGAacaaaatttgagtttttctacaaaatctgAACCAtcatttgattttttcgaCGATATCAATGGATCCAATTTTTTAAGCACTGTGCTAGAtgtataatgattattaaatagataTACAGTTGTTGAGTGAGACTGATGTTTCTATAAGTGATGTCAAGTATTAAGTAGATATTTAATTCAACCGgccaattaaattatgaatactttttgtaaataatgcaCTCCAAAGCCATGCGTTAAGTCAATATAAGTCCACTTGCCAAATACTATTTGgccataaacaataaaaaactatagttttacTTATGACCTTAAAAGCCGAACACATTCAATGTGTGTTAAAATACAcgaagagaaaattatggtaactgttcctataatactattgtaaacataatattatggtaatcattcccataatgtacggaaattattatcattatattatggtaaccgttaccataatatcacggtaacgattaccataatattatggtaacaatatcatagttacatggtaacaattaccatgattccatagaAACTATTCCGATTCCATATGgaaattatacccataattataggaatgattaccgtaatatatatactatattactataa includes:
- the LOC128667846 gene encoding homeobox protein Hox-A2-like, which translates into the protein MSTFDFDFIFNEHNPSLEFQTYASSPESIPSAVSKESSFSPSPSSDEVQFANNPLGNIVKVEEDLEETQGSNSKRRLRTTFSNDQLLYLKQLFAESKYLCRPKRIMTATKLGLQERQIKVWFQNQRMKQKKLEKENEDTNNGKISSFSANNDVKKRSNQLIATEDAKFRRMNTSAGFRPTVHHHLPQNIDSNTKLYNSYFSNTVNYQTAYSGSQQTGNINYTESCSYGNYNTNVYNNDNNCCYSAKNVINSNQNTCSYFSQPVDKDMNCNDYEIYYENAKIGVSDLNLYSIGENQTSEQNLSFSTKSEPSFDFFDDINGSNFLSTVLDV